A single region of the Candidatus Methylomirabilota bacterium genome encodes:
- a CDS encoding heterodisulfide reductase-related iron-sulfur binding cluster, with protein sequence MMLYCTSTNLTEPERARRLLERRLRHIEATGAEVVITAHPGCILPIAAGPRRRGRRARVTHIVEGLDQAGAAASGPA encoded by the coding sequence ATGATGCTATACTGCACGTCCACCAATCTGACCGAGCCCGAGAGAGCCCGGCGGCTCCTCGAGCGGAGGCTGCGGCACATCGAGGCGACGGGCGCGGAGGTCGTCATCACGGCCCATCCGGGCTGCATCCTCCCGATCGCCGCCGGCCCGCGCCGGCGCGGCCGGCGGGCCCGGGTGACCCACATCGTCGAGGGGCTCGACCAGGCCGGCGCCGCGG